GTAAGGGTTGACAGTCACTGGATTACTCTATATAATCACTCCGAGAAAAGGAGGCGTTTTTCATGAACATGAAAACCATGAAAAGCCTGTTTTCCAAGTCTTTGAGTCGAAGGAAATGGATTGTTACAATCGGAACATTGGTAACATCTGCAGCTGTATTCGGAATTCTTTTTTATGAAGGATCTAAAAACACTGTAGCATTGACCTTAGACGGCGAGCAAAAAGAGATTAGGACGCATGCAAACACGATTCAAGATATATTAAAAGAATTAGAGATTTCACCCCGCTCAGAAGACTATTTGTACCCCTCGGGGAATACGAAGGTTTCAAATAACATGCAAATTGTTTGGGAACCGGCAAAACAGGTAGGGATTACAGTAGGAGACCAGAAGAAAACGATCTGGACGACTGCTGATACAGTAAAAGAGTTACTCTCCGAAAATGAAATTAAAGTAGGGGAACATGATAAGGTCCAACCCGGCTTATCAGAGAAAGTAACAGGGAACATGAATGTAATGATTGATGCCGCATTTCCACTGAAACTCGTAAATGGTGGGAAAGAGCAAAAGGCATGGTCTACTTCGACTACGGTCGCTGACTTTTTAAAGCAACAAGGAATTACACTAAAAGATTCAGACCGTGTTGAACCAGGTTTAGACAAAATTGTGAAAGCAAATGATGTCGTAAATGTCGTTCGAGTTGAAAAAGTCACCGATGTAGTGGAAGAGACAAAAAATTTCACCGTCATTTCCAAAAAGGATTCTAATCTTTCAAAAGGGAAAGAAAAGGTCGTCCAGGAAGGTAAGGACGGGAAAA
The nucleotide sequence above comes from Bacillus sp. KH172YL63. Encoded proteins:
- a CDS encoding G5 and 3D domain-containing protein, giving the protein MNMKTMKSLFSKSLSRRKWIVTIGTLVTSAAVFGILFYEGSKNTVALTLDGEQKEIRTHANTIQDILKELEISPRSEDYLYPSGNTKVSNNMQIVWEPAKQVGITVGDQKKTIWTTADTVKELLSENEIKVGEHDKVQPGLSEKVTGNMNVMIDAAFPLKLVNGGKEQKAWSTSTTVADFLKQQGITLKDSDRVEPGLDKIVKANDVVNVVRVEKVTDVVEETKNFTVISKKDSNLSKGKEKVVQEGKDGKIKKKFEVVKENAKEVSRKLVSEEVVEESQDKIVNVGTKVLVAQVSRGSSSASSAESGGREFYVSSTAYTASCNGCSGRTATGINLKANPNVKVIAVDPSVIPLGTKVYVEGYGYAVAADTGGAIRGNKIDVFFSSKSDAYRWGRKTIKIRILN